The DNA window CGCCTCCCGCGTGGATCCGCCCTTCTCGGGGAAGAAGGACTCGGGATCGGTCTGAGCGCACAGCGCGCGCTCTTGCCAGCCGAGCTCCTCGTCCGCCTCCTCGACCAGCAGTTGCTGAAACAGCTCGGTCATGTGCGCCCCTCGTCTGTCATTTACGTCCCTGTGTCTCCGCCTTCATCAAAGTACGGCAGAACGACACGGGTGAAATTACAAGTGTGCCGATCCGGGCCA is part of the Streptomyces roseifaciens genome and encodes:
- a CDS encoding WhiB family transcriptional regulator encodes the protein MTELFQQLLVEEADEELGWQERALCAQTDPESFFPEKGGSTREAKKVCLACEVRSECLEYALANDERFGIWGGLSERERRRLKKAAV